Proteins encoded in a region of the Arvicanthis niloticus isolate mArvNil1 chromosome 16, mArvNil1.pat.X, whole genome shotgun sequence genome:
- the Fbxo25 gene encoding F-box only protein 25 isoform X3 — MNLKNSSCPEVSHVHILLWEIETQKRLKGFQPGVLFGIRRAMPFLGQDWRSPGWNWIKTEDGWKRCDPGSHGLRSEDSQFSINHSIILNSGEEEIFNNECDYAAKKRKKEHFGNDTAAHSFYREKWIYVHKESTKERHGYCTLGEAFNRLDFSSAIQDIRRFTYVVKLLQLIAKSQLTSLSGVAQKNYFNVLDKIVQKVLDDHQNPRLIKDLLQDLSSTLCILVRGVGKSVLVGNVNVWICRLETVLNWQQQLQNLQMTKQVNTGLTLSDLPLHMLNNILYRFSDGWDIVTLGQVTPTLYMLSEDRRLWKRLCQYHFAEKQFCRHLILSEKGHIEWKLMYFTLQKYYPTKEQYGDTLHFCRHCSILFWKDSGHPCTAADPDSCFTPVSPEHFIDLFRF; from the exons atgaatttgaagaatTCATCCTGTCCTGAAGTATCCCATGTTCATATCCTGCTATGGGAGATAGAAACCCAGAAGAGACTTAAAGGTTTTCAGCCTGGAGTGCTTTTTGGCATTAG gagaGCTATGCCGTTTCTGGGTCAGGACTGGAGATCTCCTGGATGGAACTGGATTAAAACTGAGGATGGGTGGAAAAGGTGTGACCCTGGTAGCCACGGGCTCAGAAGCGAGGATAGCCAGTTCAGCATCAACCACAGCAT TATCTTAAATAGCGGCGAAGAAGAAATATTCAATAATGAGTGTGACTATGCAgccaaaaagaggaagaaggaacatTTTGGAAATGACACAGCTGCTCACA GTTTTTATCGTGAAAAATGGATCTATGTCCataaagaaagcacaaaggaA AGGCATGGCTACTGCACCCTGGGAGAAGCCTTCAACCGGCTAGACTTCTCAAGTGCGATTCAGGATATCAGAAGGTTCACTTATGTGGTCAAA CTGCTACAGCTAATTGCGAAGTCCCAGTTAACCTCACTGAGTGGAGTGGCACAGAAGAACTACTTCAACGTTTTAGATAAAATTGTCCAGAAGG TTCTTGATGACCACCAGAATCCTCGCCTGATCAAAGACCTTCTCCAAGACTTGAGCTCGACTCTTTGCATCCTTGTCAGGGGGGTGGGGAAGTCAGTGTTAGTCGGAAACGTCAACGTTTGGATCTGCCGTTTGGAGACAGTTCTCAACTGGCAACAGCAGCTGCAGAATCTTCAGATGactaag CAGGTAAAcactggcctcacactcagtGACCTGCCCTTGCACATGCTCAACAACATCCTGTACCGTTTCTCAGATGGCTGGGACATTGTCACCCTGGGCCAGGTGACACCAACCCTGTACATGCTCAGTGAGGACAGGCGTCTGTGGAAGAGGCTGTGTCAGTACCACTTCGCTGAGAAGCAG ttttgtagaCATTTGATCCTTTCAGAAAAAGGTCATATTGAGTGGAAGCTGATGTATTTCACACTTCAGAAGTATTACCCGACCAAGGAGCAGTACGGAGACACCTTACACTTCTGCCGCCATTGCAGCATTCTCTTCTGGAAG GACTCGGGACACCCCTGCACCGCAGCTGACCCCGACAGCTGCTTCACACCAGTGTCCCCCGAACACTTCATTGACCTCTTCAGATTCTGA
- the Fbxo25 gene encoding F-box only protein 25 isoform X2: MNLKNSSCPEVSHVHILLWEIETQKRLKGFQPGVLFGIRRAMPFLGQDWRSPGWNWIKTEDGWKRCDPGSHGLRSEDSQFSINHSIILNSGEEEIFNNECDYAAKKRKKEHFGNDTAAHSFYREKWIYVHKESTKERHGYCTLGEAFNRLDFSSAIQDIRRFTYVVKLLQLIAKSQLTSLSGVAQKNYFNVLDKIVQKVLDDHQNPRLIKDLLQDLSSTLCILVRGVGKSVLVGNVNVWICRLETVLNWQQQLQNLQMTKVNTGLTLSDLPLHMLNNILYRFSDGWDIVTLGQVTPTLYMLSEDRRLWKRLCQYHFAEKQFCRHLILSEKGHIEWKLMYFTLQKYYPTKEQYGDTLHFCRHCSILFWKDYHLAWLLKDSGHPCTAADPDSCFTPVSPEHFIDLFRF, from the exons atgaatttgaagaatTCATCCTGTCCTGAAGTATCCCATGTTCATATCCTGCTATGGGAGATAGAAACCCAGAAGAGACTTAAAGGTTTTCAGCCTGGAGTGCTTTTTGGCATTAG gagaGCTATGCCGTTTCTGGGTCAGGACTGGAGATCTCCTGGATGGAACTGGATTAAAACTGAGGATGGGTGGAAAAGGTGTGACCCTGGTAGCCACGGGCTCAGAAGCGAGGATAGCCAGTTCAGCATCAACCACAGCAT TATCTTAAATAGCGGCGAAGAAGAAATATTCAATAATGAGTGTGACTATGCAgccaaaaagaggaagaaggaacatTTTGGAAATGACACAGCTGCTCACA GTTTTTATCGTGAAAAATGGATCTATGTCCataaagaaagcacaaaggaA AGGCATGGCTACTGCACCCTGGGAGAAGCCTTCAACCGGCTAGACTTCTCAAGTGCGATTCAGGATATCAGAAGGTTCACTTATGTGGTCAAA CTGCTACAGCTAATTGCGAAGTCCCAGTTAACCTCACTGAGTGGAGTGGCACAGAAGAACTACTTCAACGTTTTAGATAAAATTGTCCAGAAGG TTCTTGATGACCACCAGAATCCTCGCCTGATCAAAGACCTTCTCCAAGACTTGAGCTCGACTCTTTGCATCCTTGTCAGGGGGGTGGGGAAGTCAGTGTTAGTCGGAAACGTCAACGTTTGGATCTGCCGTTTGGAGACAGTTCTCAACTGGCAACAGCAGCTGCAGAATCTTCAGATGactaag GTAAAcactggcctcacactcagtGACCTGCCCTTGCACATGCTCAACAACATCCTGTACCGTTTCTCAGATGGCTGGGACATTGTCACCCTGGGCCAGGTGACACCAACCCTGTACATGCTCAGTGAGGACAGGCGTCTGTGGAAGAGGCTGTGTCAGTACCACTTCGCTGAGAAGCAG ttttgtagaCATTTGATCCTTTCAGAAAAAGGTCATATTGAGTGGAAGCTGATGTATTTCACACTTCAGAAGTATTACCCGACCAAGGAGCAGTACGGAGACACCTTACACTTCTGCCGCCATTGCAGCATTCTCTTCTGGAAG GACTACCATCTTGCTTGGTTGTTGAAG GACTCGGGACACCCCTGCACCGCAGCTGACCCCGACAGCTGCTTCACACCAGTGTCCCCCGAACACTTCATTGACCTCTTCAGATTCTGA
- the Fbxo25 gene encoding F-box only protein 25 isoform X1, with the protein MNLKNSSCPEVSHVHILLWEIETQKRLKGFQPGVLFGIRRAMPFLGQDWRSPGWNWIKTEDGWKRCDPGSHGLRSEDSQFSINHSIILNSGEEEIFNNECDYAAKKRKKEHFGNDTAAHSFYREKWIYVHKESTKERHGYCTLGEAFNRLDFSSAIQDIRRFTYVVKLLQLIAKSQLTSLSGVAQKNYFNVLDKIVQKVLDDHQNPRLIKDLLQDLSSTLCILVRGVGKSVLVGNVNVWICRLETVLNWQQQLQNLQMTKQVNTGLTLSDLPLHMLNNILYRFSDGWDIVTLGQVTPTLYMLSEDRRLWKRLCQYHFAEKQFCRHLILSEKGHIEWKLMYFTLQKYYPTKEQYGDTLHFCRHCSILFWKDYHLAWLLKDSGHPCTAADPDSCFTPVSPEHFIDLFRF; encoded by the exons atgaatttgaagaatTCATCCTGTCCTGAAGTATCCCATGTTCATATCCTGCTATGGGAGATAGAAACCCAGAAGAGACTTAAAGGTTTTCAGCCTGGAGTGCTTTTTGGCATTAG gagaGCTATGCCGTTTCTGGGTCAGGACTGGAGATCTCCTGGATGGAACTGGATTAAAACTGAGGATGGGTGGAAAAGGTGTGACCCTGGTAGCCACGGGCTCAGAAGCGAGGATAGCCAGTTCAGCATCAACCACAGCAT TATCTTAAATAGCGGCGAAGAAGAAATATTCAATAATGAGTGTGACTATGCAgccaaaaagaggaagaaggaacatTTTGGAAATGACACAGCTGCTCACA GTTTTTATCGTGAAAAATGGATCTATGTCCataaagaaagcacaaaggaA AGGCATGGCTACTGCACCCTGGGAGAAGCCTTCAACCGGCTAGACTTCTCAAGTGCGATTCAGGATATCAGAAGGTTCACTTATGTGGTCAAA CTGCTACAGCTAATTGCGAAGTCCCAGTTAACCTCACTGAGTGGAGTGGCACAGAAGAACTACTTCAACGTTTTAGATAAAATTGTCCAGAAGG TTCTTGATGACCACCAGAATCCTCGCCTGATCAAAGACCTTCTCCAAGACTTGAGCTCGACTCTTTGCATCCTTGTCAGGGGGGTGGGGAAGTCAGTGTTAGTCGGAAACGTCAACGTTTGGATCTGCCGTTTGGAGACAGTTCTCAACTGGCAACAGCAGCTGCAGAATCTTCAGATGactaag CAGGTAAAcactggcctcacactcagtGACCTGCCCTTGCACATGCTCAACAACATCCTGTACCGTTTCTCAGATGGCTGGGACATTGTCACCCTGGGCCAGGTGACACCAACCCTGTACATGCTCAGTGAGGACAGGCGTCTGTGGAAGAGGCTGTGTCAGTACCACTTCGCTGAGAAGCAG ttttgtagaCATTTGATCCTTTCAGAAAAAGGTCATATTGAGTGGAAGCTGATGTATTTCACACTTCAGAAGTATTACCCGACCAAGGAGCAGTACGGAGACACCTTACACTTCTGCCGCCATTGCAGCATTCTCTTCTGGAAG GACTACCATCTTGCTTGGTTGTTGAAG GACTCGGGACACCCCTGCACCGCAGCTGACCCCGACAGCTGCTTCACACCAGTGTCCCCCGAACACTTCATTGACCTCTTCAGATTCTGA
- the Fbxo25 gene encoding F-box only protein 25 isoform X4 gives MNLKNSSCPEVSHVHILLWEIETQKRLKGFQPGVLFGIRRAMPFLGQDWRSPGWNWIKTEDGWKRCDPGSHGLRSEDSQFSINHSIILNSGEEEIFNNECDYAAKKRKKEHFGNDTAAHSFYREKWIYVHKESTKERHGYCTLGEAFNRLDFSSAIQDIRRFTYVVKLLQLIAKSQLTSLSGVAQKNYFNVLDKIVQKVLDDHQNPRLIKDLLQDLSSTLCILVRGVGKSVLVGNVNVWICRLETVLNWQQQLQNLQMTKVNTGLTLSDLPLHMLNNILYRFSDGWDIVTLGQVTPTLYMLSEDRRLWKRLCQYHFAEKQFCRHLILSEKGHIEWKLMYFTLQKYYPTKEQYGDTLHFCRHCSILFWKDSGHPCTAADPDSCFTPVSPEHFIDLFRF, from the exons atgaatttgaagaatTCATCCTGTCCTGAAGTATCCCATGTTCATATCCTGCTATGGGAGATAGAAACCCAGAAGAGACTTAAAGGTTTTCAGCCTGGAGTGCTTTTTGGCATTAG gagaGCTATGCCGTTTCTGGGTCAGGACTGGAGATCTCCTGGATGGAACTGGATTAAAACTGAGGATGGGTGGAAAAGGTGTGACCCTGGTAGCCACGGGCTCAGAAGCGAGGATAGCCAGTTCAGCATCAACCACAGCAT TATCTTAAATAGCGGCGAAGAAGAAATATTCAATAATGAGTGTGACTATGCAgccaaaaagaggaagaaggaacatTTTGGAAATGACACAGCTGCTCACA GTTTTTATCGTGAAAAATGGATCTATGTCCataaagaaagcacaaaggaA AGGCATGGCTACTGCACCCTGGGAGAAGCCTTCAACCGGCTAGACTTCTCAAGTGCGATTCAGGATATCAGAAGGTTCACTTATGTGGTCAAA CTGCTACAGCTAATTGCGAAGTCCCAGTTAACCTCACTGAGTGGAGTGGCACAGAAGAACTACTTCAACGTTTTAGATAAAATTGTCCAGAAGG TTCTTGATGACCACCAGAATCCTCGCCTGATCAAAGACCTTCTCCAAGACTTGAGCTCGACTCTTTGCATCCTTGTCAGGGGGGTGGGGAAGTCAGTGTTAGTCGGAAACGTCAACGTTTGGATCTGCCGTTTGGAGACAGTTCTCAACTGGCAACAGCAGCTGCAGAATCTTCAGATGactaag GTAAAcactggcctcacactcagtGACCTGCCCTTGCACATGCTCAACAACATCCTGTACCGTTTCTCAGATGGCTGGGACATTGTCACCCTGGGCCAGGTGACACCAACCCTGTACATGCTCAGTGAGGACAGGCGTCTGTGGAAGAGGCTGTGTCAGTACCACTTCGCTGAGAAGCAG ttttgtagaCATTTGATCCTTTCAGAAAAAGGTCATATTGAGTGGAAGCTGATGTATTTCACACTTCAGAAGTATTACCCGACCAAGGAGCAGTACGGAGACACCTTACACTTCTGCCGCCATTGCAGCATTCTCTTCTGGAAG GACTCGGGACACCCCTGCACCGCAGCTGACCCCGACAGCTGCTTCACACCAGTGTCCCCCGAACACTTCATTGACCTCTTCAGATTCTGA
- the Fbxo25 gene encoding F-box only protein 25 isoform X5, with translation MPFLGQDWRSPGWNWIKTEDGWKRCDPGSHGLRSEDSQFSINHSIILNSGEEEIFNNECDYAAKKRKKEHFGNDTAAHSFYREKWIYVHKESTKERHGYCTLGEAFNRLDFSSAIQDIRRFTYVVKLLQLIAKSQLTSLSGVAQKNYFNVLDKIVQKVLDDHQNPRLIKDLLQDLSSTLCILVRGVGKSVLVGNVNVWICRLETVLNWQQQLQNLQMTKQVNTGLTLSDLPLHMLNNILYRFSDGWDIVTLGQVTPTLYMLSEDRRLWKRLCQYHFAEKQFCRHLILSEKGHIEWKLMYFTLQKYYPTKEQYGDTLHFCRHCSILFWKDYHLAWLLKDSGHPCTAADPDSCFTPVSPEHFIDLFRF, from the exons ATGCCGTTTCTGGGTCAGGACTGGAGATCTCCTGGATGGAACTGGATTAAAACTGAGGATGGGTGGAAAAGGTGTGACCCTGGTAGCCACGGGCTCAGAAGCGAGGATAGCCAGTTCAGCATCAACCACAGCAT TATCTTAAATAGCGGCGAAGAAGAAATATTCAATAATGAGTGTGACTATGCAgccaaaaagaggaagaaggaacatTTTGGAAATGACACAGCTGCTCACA GTTTTTATCGTGAAAAATGGATCTATGTCCataaagaaagcacaaaggaA AGGCATGGCTACTGCACCCTGGGAGAAGCCTTCAACCGGCTAGACTTCTCAAGTGCGATTCAGGATATCAGAAGGTTCACTTATGTGGTCAAA CTGCTACAGCTAATTGCGAAGTCCCAGTTAACCTCACTGAGTGGAGTGGCACAGAAGAACTACTTCAACGTTTTAGATAAAATTGTCCAGAAGG TTCTTGATGACCACCAGAATCCTCGCCTGATCAAAGACCTTCTCCAAGACTTGAGCTCGACTCTTTGCATCCTTGTCAGGGGGGTGGGGAAGTCAGTGTTAGTCGGAAACGTCAACGTTTGGATCTGCCGTTTGGAGACAGTTCTCAACTGGCAACAGCAGCTGCAGAATCTTCAGATGactaag CAGGTAAAcactggcctcacactcagtGACCTGCCCTTGCACATGCTCAACAACATCCTGTACCGTTTCTCAGATGGCTGGGACATTGTCACCCTGGGCCAGGTGACACCAACCCTGTACATGCTCAGTGAGGACAGGCGTCTGTGGAAGAGGCTGTGTCAGTACCACTTCGCTGAGAAGCAG ttttgtagaCATTTGATCCTTTCAGAAAAAGGTCATATTGAGTGGAAGCTGATGTATTTCACACTTCAGAAGTATTACCCGACCAAGGAGCAGTACGGAGACACCTTACACTTCTGCCGCCATTGCAGCATTCTCTTCTGGAAG GACTACCATCTTGCTTGGTTGTTGAAG GACTCGGGACACCCCTGCACCGCAGCTGACCCCGACAGCTGCTTCACACCAGTGTCCCCCGAACACTTCATTGACCTCTTCAGATTCTGA
- the Fbxo25 gene encoding F-box only protein 25 isoform X6, with protein sequence MPFLGQDWRSPGWNWIKTEDGWKRCDPGSHGLRSEDSQFSINHSIILNSGEEEIFNNECDYAAKKRKKEHFGNDTAAHSFYREKWIYVHKESTKERHGYCTLGEAFNRLDFSSAIQDIRRFTYVVKLLQLIAKSQLTSLSGVAQKNYFNVLDKIVQKVLDDHQNPRLIKDLLQDLSSTLCILVRGVGKSVLVGNVNVWICRLETVLNWQQQLQNLQMTKVNTGLTLSDLPLHMLNNILYRFSDGWDIVTLGQVTPTLYMLSEDRRLWKRLCQYHFAEKQFCRHLILSEKGHIEWKLMYFTLQKYYPTKEQYGDTLHFCRHCSILFWKDSGHPCTAADPDSCFTPVSPEHFIDLFRF encoded by the exons ATGCCGTTTCTGGGTCAGGACTGGAGATCTCCTGGATGGAACTGGATTAAAACTGAGGATGGGTGGAAAAGGTGTGACCCTGGTAGCCACGGGCTCAGAAGCGAGGATAGCCAGTTCAGCATCAACCACAGCAT TATCTTAAATAGCGGCGAAGAAGAAATATTCAATAATGAGTGTGACTATGCAgccaaaaagaggaagaaggaacatTTTGGAAATGACACAGCTGCTCACA GTTTTTATCGTGAAAAATGGATCTATGTCCataaagaaagcacaaaggaA AGGCATGGCTACTGCACCCTGGGAGAAGCCTTCAACCGGCTAGACTTCTCAAGTGCGATTCAGGATATCAGAAGGTTCACTTATGTGGTCAAA CTGCTACAGCTAATTGCGAAGTCCCAGTTAACCTCACTGAGTGGAGTGGCACAGAAGAACTACTTCAACGTTTTAGATAAAATTGTCCAGAAGG TTCTTGATGACCACCAGAATCCTCGCCTGATCAAAGACCTTCTCCAAGACTTGAGCTCGACTCTTTGCATCCTTGTCAGGGGGGTGGGGAAGTCAGTGTTAGTCGGAAACGTCAACGTTTGGATCTGCCGTTTGGAGACAGTTCTCAACTGGCAACAGCAGCTGCAGAATCTTCAGATGactaag GTAAAcactggcctcacactcagtGACCTGCCCTTGCACATGCTCAACAACATCCTGTACCGTTTCTCAGATGGCTGGGACATTGTCACCCTGGGCCAGGTGACACCAACCCTGTACATGCTCAGTGAGGACAGGCGTCTGTGGAAGAGGCTGTGTCAGTACCACTTCGCTGAGAAGCAG ttttgtagaCATTTGATCCTTTCAGAAAAAGGTCATATTGAGTGGAAGCTGATGTATTTCACACTTCAGAAGTATTACCCGACCAAGGAGCAGTACGGAGACACCTTACACTTCTGCCGCCATTGCAGCATTCTCTTCTGGAAG GACTCGGGACACCCCTGCACCGCAGCTGACCCCGACAGCTGCTTCACACCAGTGTCCCCCGAACACTTCATTGACCTCTTCAGATTCTGA